AATGCTACAAAATTAAAATCAGATTTAGAAACATTACAGGTTAATTGTATAAAACTTGAAACATTGCAACAAAATGCTGATGCTCTTGATGATGCAGTTGCTCAACTTACGACATTATCAACTCAACTTAAAAAATAATAGATGATTGTTATCTGGGTTGAGTGAACAAAAATTTTATTATTTGTTGTCCTGCGTTTTCTATGGAAACTTAGGGAATTTGCAGGATGTGTTGACCTGATAAAATTTTAAATTTGGTTCACATAGCCTACAGTTTTTTAACATCAGATAGTGATAATAGAGTAAAAATTATAGAGAGGATTGTATTTTTATGAAAAATAAAAAAATAGTATTGTTATTCGTTTTGTTATGTTGCCCGATGGTCGTACTTGCTAAAAAAAACATAATGAAAAGCGTTTCGAAAGGTTTTAATAGCGCAACAAAAAGCATTTCAAAAACAGCTACAAGTGTTGTAAATAGTACAGAACAGACAGTAACTGCTGCAGCAAATGTTGTTGTTAATACCGCTACAGAATTAGTAACTGCATGTGATACTTATAATGATAAATTAGCTGATTATTATACCGCTTTAGACCAATATAATACAGCTTTAGCGACGTACCAAAAAGATTTGGCTTCTTACAATAGCGATCTTGTAAAATATACTGCCTTGCAACCTCAAATTGATGCTATTAATGATGCAATGAAAGATTATGATGCAGAGCATGCTGAATACAAAACAGGTTTAAATTCATATAACACTCAAGCAGCAGCATTTAATAAAAAAGCTGGTAAGATTCTTGCACCGATATTAACAGAAAGTACAACGCCTAAAAGAACAGATTATGTTGGTAAAACATTATCGGGTGATCTAACAGGAATAGATTTTTCTTACCAGGATTTAACAACGACTATTTTAGCTGGATGTAATCTTACCAATGCTGATTTTACTTCTGCTAATTTAACGGGCGTTAATTTGAATGGGACTTTATTAGCTGGAGCTGATTTTACTCGTGCTAATTTAACCAATGTAACATTCTGGGCAGCTGATCTGCATGGAGCAGATATGACAGAAGCTATCCTAAAAGGAGTTGATTTGACCAATGCAAATCTTGCAAATGTAGTTGGTTTAACTCAGCAGCAATTAGCAACGGTAGCAAAGAAATAATAATTTACAAAAAATAAGCATATAAAAAAGGCCCACTTTATATCTAGTATAAAGTGGGCCTTTTTATCTGTCTTTTTTAATTAAGCAGCTTGTCCAGCTCTTTTTGCCGCAGCTTTTTTTACAGCTTCTGCGTGTGCTTTTTTACTAGCAAGAGCTCTTGCTTTTTCTTTGCCTTGAGCACTACCATCTTTGCGAGCAGCTTGTCTATCATCATTACGTGCAAATTTGTCTTCGTGTCCAGCAAATTTAGCTTTTACAGAACCATCACGACCATCACGTTTTTCGCCACGGTTCTCACGTTTTTCGCCACGTTTTTCTTGTTTATTGTCATTACCTGCAAATTTGTCTTCACGTCCATCAAATTTAGTTTTTGCAGAAGCGTCTTTTTCTTCAGCAACACCTTTTTTATCTTCAGCAGCAGCTTCATCTTCGTCAGTCATGCTTGCTTTTTTACCTTTAACAGAAGCAAATTTTGAACCTTTTTCGCTATTTGCACGACGTGAATGTGGTTTTTTTGCTTCATCTTCACCTGTGAAAGTCATTGATGTTGAAAGTAACATAGACAATGCTAATAATTGTAACTTCTTCATACGATTCCTTTTTTTGTTCATAATGAACGGTTGTATTATTAAAAAAAATGTATCAATATTGGTTTCTTTGTGTCAACGTTTTTAATTTTTTCTCTAGATTTTTACCTTCTCTTTTCTGTAAAAATTACGGGGATGTGCTTGCCGGTGGGCCTGATGTACTATTTTTTTACATCAAAAAAGCGTAACGCGGCCGCCACCACAACTATTTTCGGAGATGAGGGCAGCGATATCGAAGGTTTTTTATGCACATCTACATTTAGTTGACACCGCCGAGCAAAATTGTAGGTTTTACAAGAGGTCTATTGACAAAAACTTTCTAGATACGTAAAGTAACAGATGAATACAATCTAAAAAAATTAAGGAATATTTTGTGAATATCATAGCGACATTTTCTGTGTTGTTAGTATCTGTAGTTAAAGTCGGGACGATTTCTTCTCCCTGGCAACTATAATTCACGTTATATTCTATTTCTCATCTTTTCCCTACAAAAATTTTTAATCTATTGGCCTTGCTGGCCATAACTATCTTCATTTTTTAAACATGATCGTTTGTTTACGCTCACGATCATCTGTGTTACGCTATATTCTTTATAAAAATTATTGTGGAAGTGAAAAATATGAAAAATATTTTTAAAAAAATTCTGATATTAACTGTTGTAATGAGTGCTTTAAGTTTTGTTGCCTATGTGGTATTGCAACAAATGAATTTTGTTCAAAGTGATCAATCTGCTGTTACAAAAAAACGCATTGCTATTTTTGAACCGGCAACACACCCAGCAATTAATGAAATTGCTCAAGGGTTTATCGATGAAATGAATACGTCTGAATGTCACTATGTTTTTACTCGTTATAATGCCAATGGCAACAAGATGTTACTACAGGCGCAAGCTCAAGAGATCTTGCAATCATCCTATGATCTTGTTTTTACGATTGGTCTTGGTTGTTCTGTCGGTATGAAAGAGGTAACTGCAAAGCAGGGACGTAACTTGCCCATAGTATTTTGTGCGATAGATGATCCGATAAAATTTAATGTACAAGGCGAAAATATAACTGGAGTTATTGATACGACAAATTATCAAGAACAGCTTGCGCTTGCATTGCAGGTACAACCATCAATTAAGAAAATTATTTTGGTGTACGATGTATCGCAAGGCTCTGGCTTAGAAAAAGATAAAGAGTCGATTGTTGCTATTTTGCAAGAAAAAAATATTGATTGCAAACCAGTTGAAATTAATGGATTAACAGAAATACAGCAAAAAGTTTCTGGATTTATGGCTGATACAGATCTTGTCATGATTTTAAAAGATAATACGATTGTCTCTGGCATTGATACGATTATTAAATTGTGTCAGCAGTATAAAGTTCCTTTGCTTGCAACAGATTTAAATTCAGGTCAAAAGGGAGCAGCATTGGCGTATGGTATTCATGAAGCTGATTCCGGAAAAGAAAGCGCTGTTCTTGCACAACTAATTATAGAGCACGGCCAACAACCATCTCAAATTCCTGTCGTTGCAGTAAAAAACATGGTCATGAAAATTAATCGTCAGCAAGCAATCAAGCAAGGTTTACATAGTAATTTTGATACAATTACCAGTTCTGAAATTCACATAGATTAATAAAAATAGAACACAGGGGCTTGCGATATCCTACCAAAACAAGCCCTTGTGTTTGATGAGATAAAAAAGGTTTGAAAATGTATAATTTTATCATGATTGTGCTTGAGCAGTCGTTTATATATTTGCCCTTAGCATTGGGTGCTTATATAAGTTTTTCTTTGTTAAAAGTGCCAGATTTAAGTTTAGAATCAGCATATCTTATGGGTGGTTTAGCTGGAACAACAGCGTTATCATACCTTGTAGGGTATCCTCTTGGAGTAACGTTTGTTCTGACTATTATTGCAGCGATGTGTGGGGGTGCTTTGGTAGGTCTTTGTTCAAGTTGCATGACTTCATTTGGTAAAATTCCTCATTTGCTCTCAGCTATTATGACGTTTGGCCTGTTTCATGGAATTTTTCAATTCTGTTCGCCAGCGTATCAATCATTAGCTGCATATGATAATGGGTTCATGCTTTTTCCTTACTTTGCTCTGTATCCTGAATTATGTGCCCTTGGTATGGTTGGAATCATCATGACCTTGATAATCAGCTATCTTTTAACCACGCAGCTTGGGTATAGTTTTGCAATATTTGGTCACAATCCAAAATTTTTTAAACATTTTGGTATTGCAACTTCGTATGTGTTTATAACTGGCATGATGATCTCAAATGGTCTTGCAGGGTTAGCAGGATTTTTATTTGCACAAACAAGTAATTTAATTGAGCTCAATATGGGAATTGGTAAATCACTATTTTGTATTACCGCGCTCATTTTGGGTCGATCAAGTATCGCATCTAAAAAAAGTTCAATCATGATCCCCGTCACTGGTGTCATAACTTATTTTGCACTGCAACAAAT
This genomic interval from Candidatus Chromulinivorax destructor contains the following:
- a CDS encoding pentapeptide repeat-containing protein; the protein is MKNKKIVLLFVLLCCPMVVLAKKNIMKSVSKGFNSATKSISKTATSVVNSTEQTVTAAANVVVNTATELVTACDTYNDKLADYYTALDQYNTALATYQKDLASYNSDLVKYTALQPQIDAINDAMKDYDAEHAEYKTGLNSYNTQAAAFNKKAGKILAPILTESTTPKRTDYVGKTLSGDLTGIDFSYQDLTTTILAGCNLTNADFTSANLTGVNLNGTLLAGADFTRANLTNVTFWAADLHGADMTEAILKGVDLTNANLANVVGLTQQQLATVAKK
- a CDS encoding ABC transporter substrate-binding protein; the protein is MKNIFKKILILTVVMSALSFVAYVVLQQMNFVQSDQSAVTKKRIAIFEPATHPAINEIAQGFIDEMNTSECHYVFTRYNANGNKMLLQAQAQEILQSSYDLVFTIGLGCSVGMKEVTAKQGRNLPIVFCAIDDPIKFNVQGENITGVIDTTNYQEQLALALQVQPSIKKIILVYDVSQGSGLEKDKESIVAILQEKNIDCKPVEINGLTEIQQKVSGFMADTDLVMILKDNTIVSGIDTIIKLCQQYKVPLLATDLNSGQKGAALAYGIHEADSGKESAVLAQLIIEHGQQPSQIPVVAVKNMVMKINRQQAIKQGLHSNFDTITSSEIHID
- a CDS encoding ABC transporter permease — translated: MYNFIMIVLEQSFIYLPLALGAYISFSLLKVPDLSLESAYLMGGLAGTTALSYLVGYPLGVTFVLTIIAAMCGGALVGLCSSCMTSFGKIPHLLSAIMTFGLFHGIFQFCSPAYQSLAAYDNGFMLFPYFALYPELCALGMVGIIMTLIISYLLTTQLGYSFAIFGHNPKFFKHFGIATSYVFITGMMISNGLAGLAGFLFAQTSNLIELNMGIGKSLFCITALILGRSSIASKKSSIMIPVTGVITYFALQQMLLKIGFNLKYFTMMQSLLVLVILLMTSTKNNDHHDQLGV